The Salmonella enterica subsp. houtenae serovar Houten genome has a segment encoding these proteins:
- a CDS encoding invertase has translation MHYVGIDVSKRSLDVCLLAEGSKGSRKTKTLSNGQDSAQNLAKWLILQKCELSQTHVIMEATGIYHEYLACGLHQMGILTSVINPCRSREFAKAMGIFTKTDAVDAYVLAFYGCLKQPEAWTPPEEEVRKLRALLQHRDSLLNDKLRIDNRLNTLKSTEAVQEVMDSLSLVNQYLKSEVARIERLISSHIAQHPGLKRDLKLLMSIDGIGKQIGWNMLAVLRGNNFKSAEQLAAYLGVVPVERRSGTSVHGRARLSKIGSSNIRAKLYMGALTAISKNSHIKALYERLLAKGKMKMSALGAAMRKLVHLCYGVLHTQQPYDEKYKAKIINFSS, from the coding sequence ATGCACTACGTTGGTATTGATGTCAGTAAGCGCTCTCTCGATGTTTGCCTTCTCGCTGAGGGCAGCAAAGGTAGTCGTAAGACCAAAACTTTATCAAACGGTCAGGATTCCGCACAGAACCTGGCTAAATGGCTAATACTCCAGAAGTGTGAACTCAGTCAGACCCACGTAATTATGGAGGCCACCGGTATTTATCATGAATATCTCGCCTGTGGCCTTCATCAAATGGGGATTCTGACATCCGTGATAAACCCCTGCCGCAGTCGCGAATTTGCTAAAGCAATGGGGATCTTTACAAAAACAGATGCGGTAGACGCTTATGTCCTGGCATTTTATGGTTGCCTGAAGCAACCGGAGGCCTGGACGCCCCCTGAGGAAGAGGTCCGGAAGCTGAGAGCATTGCTGCAACACAGAGATAGTCTGCTAAATGATAAACTACGAATTGATAATCGCCTGAATACATTGAAATCTACAGAAGCAGTTCAGGAGGTCATGGATTCATTGTCGTTAGTTAATCAATACCTGAAAAGCGAAGTTGCCAGAATAGAACGTCTGATATCCAGCCATATAGCGCAACATCCAGGATTAAAACGTGACCTTAAACTTCTCATGTCTATTGATGGGATAGGGAAACAAATTGGCTGGAACATGCTGGCTGTATTGCGAGGAAATAATTTTAAGAGCGCAGAACAACTGGCCGCTTATCTCGGCGTTGTTCCGGTCGAACGCCGCTCAGGGACCTCCGTTCATGGGCGAGCCCGGCTATCAAAGATAGGCTCATCAAATATCAGAGCAAAATTGTACATGGGAGCACTGACAGCAATCAGTAAAAATAGCCATATTAAAGCGCTCTATGAACGTCTGTTAGCAAAGGGAAAAATGAAGATGTCTGCATTAGGTGCGGCAATGAGAAAGCTGGTGCATCTCTGTTATGGTGTACTGCATACGCAGCAACCTTACGATGAAAAATATAAAGCAAAAATAATTAACTTCAGCTCTTGA
- a CDS encoding transposase: protein MKKYYLAGALHCGTGKVSYVGGNSKSPALFISLLKRLKATYRRAKTITLIVDNYIIHKSRETERWLKENPKFRVIYQPVYSPRVNHVERLWQALHDTITRNHQCRSMWQLLKKVRHFMETVSPFPGGKHGLAKV from the coding sequence ATGAAGAAATACTATCTGGCCGGAGCACTGCACTGCGGAACGGGCAAAGTCAGCTACGTGGGCGGCAACAGCAAAAGTCCGGCGCTGTTCATCAGCCTGCTGAAGCGGCTTAAAGCGACGTACCGGCGGGCGAAAACCATCACGCTGATCGTGGACAACTACATTATCCACAAAAGCCGGGAAACAGAGCGCTGGCTGAAGGAGAACCCGAAGTTCAGGGTCATTTATCAGCCGGTTTACTCGCCACGGGTGAATCATGTGGAACGGCTATGGCAGGCACTTCACGACACAATAACGCGCAATCATCAGTGCCGCTCAATGTGGCAACTGTTGAAAAAAGTTCGCCATTTTATGGAAACCGTCAGCCCATTCCCCGGAGGCAAACATGGGCTGGCAAAAGTGTAG
- the ycaD gene encoding transport protein produces the protein MSTYTRPVMLLLCGLLLLTLAIAVLNTLVPLWLAQANLPTWQVGMVSSSYFTGNLVGTLFTGYLIKRIGFNRSYYLASLIFAAGCVGLGVMVGFWSWMSWRFIAGIGCAMIWVVVESALMCSGTSHNRGRLLAAYMMVYYVGTFLGQLLVSKVSGELLHVLPWVTGMILAGILPLLFTRIVNQQTEARYSTSISAMLKLRQARLGVNGCIISGIVLGSLYGLMPLYLKHQGMANASIGFWMAVLVSAGILGQWPMGRLADKFGRLLVLRVQVFVVILGSIAMLTQAAMAPALFILGAAGFTLYPVAMAWACEKVEHHQLVAMNQALLLSYTVGSLLGPSFTAMLMQNYSDNLLFIMIASVSFIYLLMLLRNAGQTSNPVAHI, from the coding sequence ATGTCCACCTATACCCGTCCCGTCATGCTTTTGCTGTGCGGGCTACTTTTGTTGACTCTGGCCATTGCGGTACTGAATACGCTTGTTCCTCTGTGGCTTGCTCAGGCAAACCTTCCTACCTGGCAGGTGGGGATGGTCAGTTCGTCTTATTTTACCGGCAATCTGGTCGGGACGTTATTTACCGGGTATTTAATTAAACGCATTGGGTTTAACCGTAGCTATTATCTTGCCTCGCTGATCTTCGCCGCGGGTTGTGTCGGATTGGGCGTGATGGTGGGGTTCTGGAGCTGGATGAGCTGGCGTTTTATTGCCGGCATCGGCTGCGCCATGATTTGGGTTGTTGTCGAAAGCGCGTTGATGTGCAGCGGAACCTCGCATAATCGCGGGCGCCTGCTTGCCGCCTATATGATGGTCTATTACGTGGGGACCTTTTTGGGACAATTACTGGTCAGTAAAGTGTCTGGTGAATTGCTGCACGTCCTTCCCTGGGTTACGGGTATGATTCTGGCGGGAATTCTACCGCTACTCTTTACCCGGATTGTAAATCAGCAAACGGAGGCGCGTTATTCTACTTCTATTAGCGCTATGCTGAAGTTACGCCAGGCGCGTCTTGGCGTGAATGGTTGTATTATCTCCGGCATTGTTCTTGGTTCATTATATGGCCTGATGCCGTTATATCTGAAGCATCAGGGAATGGCTAACGCCAGCATCGGTTTCTGGATGGCGGTGCTGGTTAGTGCCGGTATTTTGGGGCAATGGCCAATGGGACGTCTGGCGGACAAATTTGGTCGCTTGCTGGTGTTACGCGTACAGGTGTTCGTTGTGATACTCGGCAGTATTGCCATGTTAACCCAGGCGGCGATGGCGCCAGCTCTGTTTATTCTGGGGGCGGCAGGTTTTACGCTTTATCCGGTCGCGATGGCCTGGGCCTGTGAAAAAGTCGAACACCACCAGCTTGTGGCAATGAACCAGGCTCTGTTGTTAAGTTATACGGTAGGGAGCCTGTTGGGGCCGTCTTTTACTGCGATGTTAATGCAGAATTATTCAGATAATCTGCTGTTTATTATGATCGCCAGCGTATCGTTTATTTATCTGCTGATGCTGTTACGTAACGCCGGCCAGACGTCCAATCCTGTCGCCCACATCTAA
- the ycaC_2 gene encoding Nicotinamidase family protein YcaC yields the protein MARPYVRLDKNDAAVLLVDHQAGLLSLVRDIEPDKFKNNVLALGDLAKYFNLPTILTTSFETGPNGPLVPELKAQFPDAPYIARPGNINAWDNEDFVNAVKATGKKQLIIAGVVTEVCVAFPALSAIEEGFEVFVVTDASGTFNEITRHSAWDRMSQAGAQLMTWFGIACELHRDWRNDIAGLATLFSNHIPDYRNLMTSYDTLTKQK from the coding sequence ATGGCCAGACCTTATGTTCGTCTCGATAAAAATGATGCCGCCGTGCTGCTGGTTGATCATCAGGCCGGTTTGCTTTCGCTGGTTCGGGATATCGAACCGGATAAGTTTAAGAATAATGTGCTCGCTCTCGGCGATTTAGCAAAATACTTCAACCTGCCAACCATTCTGACCACCAGTTTTGAAACCGGGCCTAACGGGCCGCTGGTTCCGGAGTTAAAAGCACAGTTTCCGGATGCCCCTTATATCGCACGCCCCGGGAATATTAATGCCTGGGATAATGAAGATTTCGTCAATGCAGTCAAAGCAACCGGTAAAAAGCAATTAATTATTGCGGGCGTCGTCACCGAGGTATGCGTGGCATTTCCCGCGCTGTCGGCCATTGAGGAGGGTTTTGAGGTCTTTGTTGTGACCGATGCTTCGGGCACATTTAATGAAATTACCCGCCATTCCGCGTGGGATCGTATGTCTCAGGCTGGCGCTCAACTGATGACGTGGTTTGGCATCGCGTGTGAATTACACCGGGACTGGCGAAACGATATTGCAGGTCTGGCTACGTTGTTTTCCAATCACATTCCGGATTATCGCAATTTGATGACCAGCTATGATACGTTGACGAAACAGAAATAG
- the dmsC_3 gene encoding anaerobic dimethyl sulfoxide reductase subunit C, with the protein MGSGWHEWPLMIFTVFGQCVAGGFIVLALALMKGDLRAETQQRVIACMFGLWVLMGIGFIASMLHLGSPMRAFNSLNRVGASALSNEIASGSVFFAVGGIGWLLAVLKKLPSALRTLWLIITMVLGVVFVWMMVRVYNSIDTVPTWYSIWTPLGFFLTLFMGGPLLGYLLLRIAGVNGWAMRLLPAVSVLALVVIAIMAAMQGAELATIHSSIQQASALVPDYGSLMAWRMVLLAAALCCWIVPQLKGYQPAVPLLSVAFILMLAGELIGRGVFYGLHMTVGMAVAS; encoded by the coding sequence ATGGGAAGTGGATGGCATGAATGGCCGTTGATGATATTCACGGTCTTTGGTCAGTGCGTGGCCGGTGGTTTTATTGTTCTGGCTCTGGCGCTGATGAAAGGCGATCTGCGCGCGGAAACGCAGCAGCGGGTGATCGCCTGTATGTTTGGTCTGTGGGTGCTGATGGGGATTGGCTTTATCGCCTCGATGCTGCATCTGGGCTCGCCGATGCGTGCATTTAACTCGCTTAACCGCGTGGGCGCTTCCGCACTGAGCAATGAAATTGCCAGCGGCTCGGTGTTTTTTGCGGTCGGCGGGATTGGCTGGCTGCTGGCGGTACTGAAAAAGCTGCCGTCGGCATTGCGCACACTCTGGCTGATTATCACGATGGTACTGGGCGTAGTCTTCGTCTGGATGATGGTACGCGTGTATAACAGCATCGATACAGTACCGACCTGGTATAGCATCTGGACGCCGCTGGGCTTCTTCCTGACGCTCTTTATGGGTGGCCCGCTACTGGGTTATCTGCTGCTGCGCATCGCGGGCGTGAACGGTTGGGCGATGCGTCTGTTGCCTGCGGTTTCGGTGCTGGCGCTGGTGGTTATCGCTATTATGGCGGCCATGCAGGGCGCGGAACTGGCGACGATTCACAGTTCCATCCAGCAGGCGTCTGCTCTGGTGCCGGATTATGGTTCGCTGATGGCCTGGCGTATGGTGCTGCTGGCGGCGGCGTTGTGCTGCTGGATTGTGCCACAGTTAAAAGGGTATCAACCTGCGGTACCGTTGCTCTCTGTCGCCTTCATTCTGATGCTGGCGGGGGAGTTGATTGGTCGCGGCGTATTCTATGGTCTGCATATGACCGTGGGTATGGCGGTAGCCAGTTAA
- the dmsB_3 gene encoding anaerobic dimethyl sulfoxide reductase subunit B, with translation MTTQYGFFIDSRRCTGCKTCELACKDYKDLTPDVSFRRIYEYAGGDWQEDNGVWRQNVFAYYLSISCNHCEDPACTKVCPSGAMHKRDDGFVVVNEEVCIGCRYCHMACPYGAPQYNAAKGHMTKCDGCYDRVAEGKKPICVESCPLRALDFGPIDELRKKHGELAAVAPLPRAHFTKPNIVIKPNANSRPTGDTTGYLANPKEV, from the coding sequence ATGACAACCCAGTATGGATTTTTTATTGATTCCAGACGTTGCACCGGTTGCAAAACCTGCGAACTGGCCTGCAAGGACTACAAAGATTTGACCCCGGATGTCAGCTTCCGCCGCATTTATGAGTATGCAGGCGGCGACTGGCAGGAAGATAACGGCGTCTGGCGCCAGAACGTCTTTGCCTATTATCTCTCCATTTCGTGCAACCACTGTGAAGACCCGGCCTGTACCAAAGTCTGCCCGAGCGGCGCGATGCACAAGCGCGATGACGGTTTTGTGGTGGTGAACGAAGAGGTCTGTATCGGCTGCCGCTACTGCCACATGGCCTGCCCGTACGGTGCGCCACAATACAACGCGGCCAAAGGTCATATGACCAAGTGCGACGGGTGTTATGACCGGGTGGCGGAAGGCAAGAAACCGATTTGCGTGGAATCCTGCCCGCTGCGGGCGCTGGATTTCGGCCCGATAGACGAGCTGCGTAAAAAACACGGTGAGCTGGCTGCCGTCGCGCCGCTGCCGCGCGCGCACTTCACGAAGCCGAATATTGTGATTAAACCCAACGCCAACAGCCGCCCGACCGGAGACACCACCGGTTATCTGGCCAATCCGAAGGAGGTATAA
- the dmsA_2 gene encoding anaerobic dimethyl sulfoxide reductase subunit A, producing MKTKIPDAVLAAEVSRRGLVKTTAIGGLAMASSAFTLPFTRIANAAEAISPAKTGEKVVWSACTVNCGSRCPLRMHVVDGEIKYVETDNTGNDDYDGLHQVRACLRGRSMRRRVYNPDRLKYPMKRVGARGEGKFERISWDEAYDIIATNMQRLIKEYGNESIYLNYGTGTLGGTLTRSWPPGKTLVARLMNCCGGYLNHYGDYSSAQIAAGLNYTYGGWADGNSPSDIENSKLVVLFGNNPGETRMSGGGVTYYLEQARQKSNARMIIIDPRYTDTGAGREDEWIPIRPGTDAALVNGLAYVLITENMVDQPFLDKYCVGYDEKTLPASAPKNGHYKAYILGQGKDGIAKTPEWAAQITGIPADRIIKLAREIGSAKPAYICQGWGPQRHANGEIATRAISMLAILTGNVGINGGNSGAREGSYDLPFERMPTLENPVETSISMFMWTDAIERGPEMTALRDGVRGKDKLDMPIKMIWNYAGNCLINQHSEINRTHEILQDDKKCEMIVVIDCHMTSSAKYADILLPDCTASEQMDFALDASCGNMSYVIFTDQAIKPRFECKTIYEMTSELAKRLGVEQQFTEGRTQEEWMRHLYEQSRKSIPNLPTFEEFRKQGIFKQRDPEGHHVAYKDFREDPQANPLTTPSGKIEIYSQALADIAATWELPEGDVIDPLPIYTPGFENYNDPLTDKFPLQLTGFHYKARVHSTYGNVDVLKAACRQEMWINPVDAQKRGINNGDKVRIFNDRGEVHIEAKVTPRMMPGVVALGEGAWYDPDAKRVDQGGCINVLTTQRPSPLAKGNPSHTNLVQVEKA from the coding sequence ATGAAAACTAAGATCCCTGATGCCGTGCTGGCAGCCGAGGTGAGCCGTCGTGGTTTAGTCAAAACCACCGCGATAGGCGGCCTGGCGATGGCCAGTAGCGCATTTACCCTGCCATTTACCCGCATCGCTAACGCCGCAGAGGCGATAAGCCCGGCAAAAACAGGCGAGAAAGTCGTCTGGAGCGCCTGTACGGTAAACTGTGGCAGCCGTTGTCCGCTACGTATGCATGTTGTGGATGGCGAAATTAAATATGTAGAAACAGATAATACCGGAAACGATGATTACGATGGCCTGCATCAGGTTCGCGCCTGCTTGCGCGGTCGTTCTATGCGCCGTCGCGTCTATAACCCGGATCGGCTCAAGTATCCGATGAAGCGCGTTGGCGCGCGCGGCGAAGGTAAATTTGAGCGTATTAGCTGGGACGAAGCCTACGATATCATTGCCACCAATATGCAGCGTCTTATCAAAGAGTATGGCAACGAGTCCATCTATCTGAACTATGGCACGGGAACGCTGGGCGGTACTTTGACACGTTCATGGCCGCCGGGAAAAACGCTGGTCGCCCGTCTGATGAACTGCTGCGGCGGTTATCTTAACCACTACGGTGATTACTCTTCCGCGCAAATCGCAGCGGGTCTGAACTACACCTATGGCGGCTGGGCGGATGGCAATAGTCCATCCGACATTGAAAACAGTAAGCTGGTGGTGTTGTTTGGCAATAACCCTGGCGAAACCCGCATGAGCGGGGGCGGTGTAACGTATTATCTTGAACAGGCGCGGCAGAAATCAAACGCGCGGATGATCATTATCGATCCTCGTTACACCGACACTGGCGCTGGTCGCGAAGATGAGTGGATTCCGATTCGTCCGGGTACCGATGCGGCGCTGGTCAATGGCCTGGCATATGTCTTAATCACCGAGAATATGGTCGATCAGCCGTTCCTGGATAAATATTGCGTCGGTTATGACGAAAAAACCTTGCCTGCCAGCGCGCCGAAAAACGGTCACTACAAAGCCTATATTCTGGGCCAGGGTAAAGACGGTATCGCGAAGACGCCGGAGTGGGCGGCGCAAATTACCGGTATTCCGGCGGATCGCATTATTAAGCTGGCACGAGAAATCGGTAGCGCTAAACCCGCCTATATTTGCCAGGGGTGGGGACCACAGCGTCACGCCAATGGAGAAATCGCCACGCGCGCTATCTCGATGCTGGCGATCCTGACGGGTAATGTTGGGATTAACGGCGGTAACAGCGGCGCGCGCGAAGGGTCTTATGACCTACCATTTGAACGTATGCCCACGTTGGAAAACCCGGTTGAAACCAGCATCTCCATGTTTATGTGGACCGATGCCATTGAGCGCGGCCCGGAAATGACGGCGCTGCGTGATGGCGTGCGGGGTAAAGATAAGCTGGACATGCCGATCAAAATGATCTGGAACTATGCTGGCAACTGTTTGATTAATCAGCACTCTGAGATTAACCGTACCCACGAAATCCTGCAGGATGACAAGAAATGCGAAATGATCGTCGTTATCGACTGTCATATGACCTCGTCGGCAAAATACGCCGATATTCTGTTGCCAGATTGCACTGCTTCTGAGCAGATGGACTTTGCGCTGGATGCCTCCTGCGGGAACATGTCTTACGTTATCTTTACTGACCAGGCGATTAAACCGCGCTTCGAGTGTAAGACGATTTATGAGATGACCAGCGAACTGGCGAAACGTCTTGGCGTGGAGCAACAGTTTACCGAAGGGCGGACGCAAGAAGAGTGGATGCGTCATCTTTACGAACAGTCGCGTAAATCCATTCCAAATCTGCCCACCTTTGAGGAGTTCCGTAAGCAAGGCATCTTCAAACAGCGCGACCCCGAAGGCCATCATGTCGCCTATAAAGACTTCCGCGAAGATCCGCAAGCGAATCCACTGACAACGCCATCGGGCAAGATTGAAATCTATTCACAGGCGTTGGCGGATATCGCCGCTACCTGGGAACTGCCGGAAGGCGACGTGATCGATCCATTACCGATCTACACGCCAGGTTTTGAAAACTATAACGATCCGCTAACGGATAAATTCCCGCTGCAGTTGACGGGTTTCCACTATAAAGCGCGTGTGCATTCCACGTATGGCAACGTAGACGTACTGAAAGCCGCCTGTCGCCAGGAGATGTGGATTAACCCAGTGGACGCACAGAAACGCGGTATCAACAATGGCGATAAAGTCCGCATCTTCAACGATCGCGGCGAAGTACATATCGAGGCTAAAGTGACGCCGCGCATGATGCCGGGCGTAGTCGCCCTGGGAGAAGGCGCATGGTACGACCCGGATGCAAAACGTGTGGATCAGGGCGGATGTATTAACGTACTGACGACCCAACGTCCTTCCCCGCTTGCGAAGGGGAACCCGTCACATACGAACCTTGTTCAGGTTGAAAAGGCGTAA
- the serS gene encoding seryl-tRNA synthetase gives MLDPNLLRNEPDAVAEKLARRGFKLDVDKLRALEERRKVLQVNTENLQAERNSRSKSIGQAKARGEDIEPLRREVNKLGEELDAAKAELDTLLAEIRDIALTIPNLPADEVPVGKDENDNVEVSRWGTPREFDFEIRDHVTLGEMHSGLDFAAAVKLTGSRFVVMKGQIARMHRALSQFMLDLHTEQHGYSENYVPYLVNHDTLYGTGQLPKFAGDLFHTRPLEEEADSSNYALIPTAEVPLTNLVRDEIIDEDQLPIKMTAHTPCFRSEAGSYGRDTRGLIRMHQFDKVEMVQIVRPEDSMAALEEMTGHAEKVLQLLRLPYRKIILCTGDMGFGACKTYDLEVWVPAQNTYREISSCSNIWDFQARRMQARCRSKSDKKTRLVHTLNGSGLAVGRTLVAVMENYQQADGRIEVPEVLRPYMNGLEYIG, from the coding sequence ATGCTCGATCCCAATCTGCTGCGTAATGAGCCAGACGCAGTCGCTGAAAAACTGGCACGCCGGGGCTTTAAGCTGGATGTAGATAAGCTGCGCGCTCTTGAAGAGCGTCGTAAGGTTTTGCAGGTCAACACGGAAAACCTGCAGGCAGAGCGTAATTCTCGATCGAAATCCATCGGCCAGGCGAAAGCGCGCGGGGAAGATATTGAGCCTTTACGCCGGGAAGTGAATAAACTGGGCGAAGAGCTGGATGCGGCGAAAGCCGAGCTGGATACCTTGCTGGCGGAGATCCGCGATATCGCGCTAACCATTCCAAATCTGCCTGCGGATGAAGTGCCGGTAGGCAAAGATGAAAACGACAACGTTGAAGTCAGCCGCTGGGGTACGCCGCGTGAGTTTGATTTTGAAATCCGCGATCACGTCACCTTAGGGGAAATGCACTCCGGCCTCGACTTTGCCGCTGCGGTTAAGCTGACCGGCTCCCGTTTTGTGGTGATGAAAGGACAGATTGCGCGTATGCATCGCGCATTGTCGCAGTTCATGTTGGATCTGCATACGGAACAGCACGGCTATAGCGAAAACTACGTGCCGTATCTGGTTAACCACGACACGCTGTATGGCACCGGTCAACTGCCGAAATTCGCAGGCGATCTGTTCCATACCCGTCCGCTGGAAGAAGAAGCCGACAGCAGCAACTATGCTTTGATCCCGACGGCGGAGGTTCCGCTGACCAACCTGGTACGCGATGAAATCATCGACGAAGATCAGCTGCCGATTAAAATGACGGCGCATACGCCCTGTTTCCGCTCTGAAGCGGGTTCTTATGGTCGTGATACCCGTGGTCTGATTCGTATGCATCAGTTTGACAAAGTTGAGATGGTGCAGATCGTTCGCCCGGAAGATTCCATGGCGGCGCTGGAAGAGATGACCGGCCACGCGGAAAAAGTACTCCAGCTACTGCGACTGCCGTACCGTAAAATCATCCTGTGCACCGGTGATATGGGCTTCGGCGCCTGCAAAACCTATGACCTCGAAGTCTGGGTTCCGGCGCAGAATACCTACCGCGAGATCTCTTCTTGCTCTAACATCTGGGACTTCCAGGCGCGTCGTATGCAGGCACGCTGTCGCAGTAAGTCCGACAAAAAGACCCGCCTGGTCCATACCCTGAATGGGTCTGGTCTGGCGGTAGGCCGTACCCTGGTGGCCGTGATGGAAAACTATCAGCAGGCTGATGGTCGCATTGAAGTGCCGGAAGTATTACGTCCGTATATGAACGGACTGGAATATATCGGCTAA
- the rarA gene encoding Holliday junction DNA helicase: protein MSNLSLDFSDNTFQPLAARMRPENLAQYIGQQHLLAAGKPLPRAIEAGHLHSMILWGPPGTGKTTLAEVIARYASADVERISAVTSGVKEIREAIERARQSRNAGRRTILFVDEVHRFNKSQQDAFLPHIEDGTITFIGATTENPSFELNSALLSRARVYLLKSLTPDDIEQVLDQAMQDKTRGYGDQDIVLPNETRRAIAELVNGDARRALNTLEMMADMAEADDSGTRVLLPALLTEIAGERSARFDNKGDRFYDLISALHKSVRGSAPDAALYWYARIITAGGDPLYVARRCLAIASEDVGNADPRAMQVAIAAWDCFTRVGPAEGERAIAQAIVYLACAPKSNAVYTAFKAALADARERPDYDVPVHLRNAPTKLMKEMGYGQEYRYAHDEPNAYAAGEVYFPPEIAQTRYYHPTNRGLEGKIGEKLAWLAEQDQNSPTKRYR from the coding sequence GTGAGCAATCTGTCGCTCGATTTTTCTGATAATACCTTTCAACCGCTGGCCGCGCGAATGCGGCCGGAAAATTTAGCGCAGTATATCGGTCAGCAGCATTTGCTGGCCGCAGGTAAACCGTTGCCTCGCGCTATTGAAGCCGGGCATCTGCATTCTATGATTTTATGGGGACCGCCAGGGACGGGGAAAACCACGCTCGCCGAAGTTATCGCCCGCTACGCCAGCGCCGATGTCGAGCGTATTTCCGCCGTCACTTCCGGGGTGAAAGAGATTCGCGAAGCTATCGAGCGCGCCCGCCAGAGTCGTAATGCCGGACGCCGTACCATCCTGTTTGTCGATGAAGTGCATCGCTTTAACAAAAGCCAGCAGGACGCCTTTTTACCGCATATCGAAGATGGCACCATTACCTTTATCGGCGCGACCACGGAAAATCCCTCTTTTGAGCTGAACTCGGCGCTATTGTCGCGAGCGCGGGTCTATCTGCTGAAATCGTTGACCCCTGACGATATTGAGCAAGTACTGGACCAGGCGATGCAGGACAAAACGCGTGGTTACGGCGATCAGGATATCGTGTTGCCGAATGAGACACGGCGAGCGATAGCAGAGCTGGTCAATGGCGACGCGCGACGCGCCTTAAATACGCTGGAAATGATGGCCGATATGGCGGAGGCGGATGACAGCGGCACACGCGTTTTATTGCCCGCCTTATTAACCGAAATCGCCGGCGAGCGCAGCGCGCGTTTTGATAACAAAGGCGATCGCTTCTACGATCTTATTTCCGCCTTACATAAATCAGTGCGCGGCAGCGCGCCGGATGCCGCCCTCTATTGGTATGCCCGTATTATTACCGCAGGAGGCGATCCGCTGTACGTGGCGCGTCGCTGCCTGGCGATTGCCTCGGAAGATGTTGGTAATGCCGATCCGCGCGCGATGCAGGTCGCCATTGCCGCCTGGGATTGTTTCACCCGCGTTGGCCCGGCTGAAGGCGAAAGGGCGATCGCGCAGGCTATCGTTTATCTCGCCTGCGCGCCGAAGAGCAACGCCGTCTATACCGCCTTTAAGGCTGCGCTGGCCGACGCGCGCGAACGTCCTGATTATGACGTTCCTGTCCATCTGCGCAATGCGCCAACCAAGCTGATGAAAGAGATGGGCTATGGCCAGGAGTACCGCTATGCTCACGATGAGCCCAATGCTTATGCTGCGGGTGAAGTGTACTTCCCGCCGGAAATCGCGCAAACGCGCTATTATCATCCGACAAATCGTGGTCTGGAAGGCAAGATTGGCGAAAAGCTCGCCTGGCTGGCTGAACAGGATCAAAATAGCCCCACAAAACGCTACCGCTAG
- the lolA gene encoding outer-membrane lipoprotein carrier protein, translating to MKKMAIACALLSSVVASSVWADAASSLKSRLDKVSSFHASFTQKVTDGSGAAVQEGQGDLWVKRPNLFNWHMTQPDESILVSDGKTLWFYNPFVEQATATWLKDATGNTPFMLIARNQASDWQQYNIKQDGDNFVLTPKASNGNLKQFTINVGRDGTIHQFSAVEQDDQRSAYQLKSQQNGAVDPSKFTFTPPQGVTIDDQRK from the coding sequence ATGAAAAAAATGGCAATCGCCTGTGCATTACTTTCAAGCGTTGTAGCCAGCAGCGTATGGGCTGACGCCGCCAGCTCCCTGAAAAGCCGTCTGGATAAAGTGAGCAGCTTTCACGCCAGCTTTACTCAAAAAGTCACCGATGGCAGCGGCGCTGCGGTGCAGGAGGGGCAGGGTGATTTATGGGTTAAGCGGCCAAATTTATTCAACTGGCATATGACGCAACCCGACGAGAGTATTCTGGTTTCTGACGGTAAAACGTTATGGTTCTATAACCCGTTTGTAGAACAGGCTACCGCCACGTGGTTGAAAGATGCTACCGGAAATACGCCGTTTATGCTGATTGCCCGCAACCAGGCCAGCGACTGGCAGCAGTATAATATTAAGCAGGATGGCGATAATTTTGTGCTGACGCCGAAAGCCAGCAACGGCAATCTGAAACAGTTCACCATTAATGTGGGACGCGACGGGACTATCCACCAGTTTAGCGCTGTAGAACAAGACGATCAGCGTAGCGCCTATCAGCTAAAATCCCAGCAAAACGGCGCGGTTGATCCATCAAAATTTACGTTTACTCCGCCGCAAGGGGTAACGATAGACGACCAACGTAAGTAG